A single genomic interval of Rhea pennata isolate bPtePen1 chromosome 5, bPtePen1.pri, whole genome shotgun sequence harbors:
- the CHURC1 gene encoding protein Churchill: MCGGCVGTEYPARGTTCLEGGSFLLNFVGCAQCGLRDFVLVANRAAGLHDGEEIVTYDHLCKNCHHVIAHHEYTFSVVDDYQEYTMLCLLCGRAEDSVSILPDDPRQMTPLF; the protein is encoded by the exons ATGTGCGGGGGCTGCGTGGGCACGGAGTACCCGGCGCGG GGCACCACTTGCCTGGAAGGCGGCTCCTTCCTGCTCAACTTCGTGGGTTGCGCGCAGTGCGGCCTCCGCGACTTCGTGCTGGTCGCCAACCGCGCCGCCGGCCTGCACGACGGCGAGGAGATCGTCACCTATGACC ACCTGTGCAAGAACTGCCACCATGTGATAGCACACCACGAGTACACCTTCAGTGTTGTGGATGACTACCAG GAGTACACCATGCTGTGCCTGCTGTGTGGCCGGGCTGAGGACTCTGTCAGCATCCTGCCTGATGACCCGCGCCAAATGACCCCCCTCTTCTGA
- the GPX2 gene encoding glutathione peroxidase 2, which translates to MTVPIAKSFYDLSATTLQGEKVDFNNFRGRVVLIENVASLUGTTVRDYTQLNQLQARYPRRLVVLGFPCNQFGYQENCTNEEILNSLKYVRPGGGFEPNFTLFQKCQVNGQNTHPVFAYLKAHLPAPADDAVHLMAEPRFMVWSPVQRADISWNFEKFLVGPEGEPFRRYSPRMPTAQLEPDIQRLLKLAK; encoded by the exons ATGACCGTGCCCATCGCCAAGTCCTTTTACGACCTCAGCGCCACCACCTTGCAGGGGGAGAAGGTGGATTTCAACAACTTTCGGGGTCGCGTGGTCCTCATCGAGAATGTGGCATCACTCTGAGGCACGACTGTGCGGGACTACACCCAGCTTAACCAGCTGCAGGCCCGCTACCCTCGGCGGCTGGTCGTGCTGGGTTTCCCTTGCAACCAGTTCGGCTACCAG GAGAACTGCACCAACGAGGAGATCCTCAACAGCCTCAAGTACGTGCGCCCAGGGGGTGGCTTTGAGCCCAACTTCACCCTGTTCCAGAAGTGCCAGGTGAATGGGCAGAACACCCACCCTGTCTTCGCATACCTGAAGGCGCACCTGCCTGCGCCAGCTGACGACGCGGTGCACCTAATGGCAGAGCCACGCTTCATGGTGTGGAGCCCTGTGCAGCGGGCTGACATCTCCTGGAACTTCGAGAAGTTCCTGGTGGGCCCTGAGGGTGAACCTTTCCGGCGCTACAGCCCTCGCATGCCCACCGCTCAGCTGGAGCCTGACATCCAGCGCCTGCTCAAGCTGGCCAAGTAG